TCTGTTGATTATTCTAACAGCccaaattttgtaaaaaaaaaaaaaaaaaaacagtgggATGGTTTAAATTGTAATTATTTTTTACcacttttattataatttatttatactttattgtttgtatttgtcaagtaattatttattaaaaatatgcagTTTAAATATTCCAGCGCGATCTACAGCTTTTTTTCGTTTTGCAGGTTGTACGTACATCCAGATTCGCCATTTACTGGGGAACAGCTATTAAAACAAATGGTTTCTTTCGAAAAGGTGAAACTTACAAACAACGAATTGGACCAGCACGGACATGTAAGTcctaaaatgttacattttgaaagtctttttttttaaataccagAAGTACACGATATACCACCTATTATTTCAATAATCACTTTATAAAGGGGTAGGCCTGTTTGAAATTCTGTAAAGATTAAGTCCAACCCACCAGTGGGCTAGTAAATATTAACACACTTTTTTGTTAATATGACAAAAGTGATGAGATGTACAAATACGCTAATTTAGACATTTACAGAGAAatgttaagaaacatttacatttcgTTAGGGTTAGCATATTTCGATGTAAAACATGTTGAGAGGACGCAATAGCGCTTTTCTTGAAAAACTAACGATAGCGTCTGATATTACTTTATAATTCTTTTATTTTAGAGTATAATTCTTAGATATTAAAATATTGTATAATTAACAAAATGacatataaatgtaataaaaggcagaaaataacatatttattcatggaatgtgttaaaaatatgtttaaaaaatacataggctatatttatatttcaagtTTATTTCAAGCTGTATTGTAATAAGTTCATTACCAAAAAgctataatatttttttcagataaTTTAAATGTACcatttttatttgtaattattatattatataacatAGATGTTTAGcagaaaatgtaaacaaaaataaattgttaatgtTTGTAATATTTCTGAACATTTTGTTCAACAGATCATCCTTAACTCCATGCACAAGTATCAGCCCAGAGTTCATATCATCAAGAAAAAAGATCACACAGCCTCTCTACTTAATCTGAAGTCTGAAGAGTTTCGAACATTTGTCTTCACTGAAACTGTTTTCACTGCAGTCACTGCCTACCAGAATCAGCTGGTGAGTCTAAAAACAGCATTATGTACTGTAATACAAACTGTTATCTTCTCAAGCCTGTGCTGCATTTGTTAAGAGTGCAAGACTATTGCAAGCTATTTAATTACACTAAAGTAATACctaataatgatttttttacccATTATCTAAATAAAATTGCTGAAAGGCACCGATTGTTCAAGCCAGCcctattttaaagaaaacatcaCTTGACAGAACAAAAATGAGGTGCTGGACTAATTTGAACCTTTCTCTATGTTTGCTACAGATTACTAAACTGAAAATTGACAGCAACCCTTTTGCCAAAGGCTTCAGGGACTCCTCAAGGCTCACGGATATTGAGAGGTATGAGGAATTCTGTTGCTGGATGTGTTGATCCGTGTGGCGTTTTCATTGAGATGAGTGATTGGAATGGGTGGGCAGCTGTGCTGGGTAGTGTGGCGTATGGTGGGAaacatttagcagattcattaACAAGTGGCTTTTCATTAGATAACTGTGTGTGggttaaataaaacaaagagaGAGAAACTAATGCAAAGCACTAATAATACTTTAGGATATTTAAGTAAGTATTGATGTCTTTTTACTTGCTAATAATGTATAAATAACACGCACAACAATAACATGGATATTAACACGTATTTAAAGGTGCACAAGGCATTGTCAGTGTCAGTCACTTAACCCAAGAGTCGCAATTGAATTTGCCAAAATTGGAAATAACAACTTTGTGTGAGGCATTTAAAAATAAGCATTCTAGTTAAACATTTAAGAGCCATGCAAAAGTACACCCACAGGTCACTGCCAAAAATACCAGACAAAAATGCATCCTGcatccctctttctctctctttcggTGTCTCTCTATTTCTTCTCCTTGGAAGGGCTGTGAATTAGATCTGATCAATTGATCTTCAGGGAGCTGCAGAAATCGCATTAGTCTGGAGTCGGGCACTGCACTAAAACACAATGTAATTCAATTGGGCCCGGTGACTGATTGAAAACAGCCACCCAAGTTGTAGGGCTGCAAGGCCCCTCTCCTCAAGAGCGCATCACAGATAAAAACACACATATTTGTATTGCGCTGCTGACAGATATTGCACTTTCCTAACCTAATTGGGAGGCTAATGTGGACGCATGGCTCTTGTGATGCAGACCATCTCGGCCTGTCTGAGGCCTCTAATCTAACAGGAGCTAATGCACTTATACTGCAAGGCAAGCAGACACGCTCGTCTCCGCGCACTTGTTGTGTGTTAACGGATTTTTATGTTTGGGGGgtaattttatttttcttgataCTACATAATTTGTGTAGCCTTGTCCTAATAAGTTGATGCATAGATAATATAGgctattcatttattttttacatatatacCGTTTATGGATAAATAGAGATTTATTTTGGGCAATTCCCTTTTGATTTTGTTGTAGGGAAAGTGTTGAGAGCTTGATCCACAAGCACTCTTACGCCCGGTCACCCATTCGGACTTACGCCGGTGATGAAGAGCCCTTGGGTGAAGAAGGTCACTCGGCACACAGCAGAGGTACAACAATATAAATAGGATACATTTCAACGCACTATTTAATTTGCCACAGCCATATACAAATTATGCAAATGTCTCTGCTTTCCATAGGTTCTGCATTCACTGCTTCGGACAACCTCTCCCTCAGCTCCTGGGTCACCACCACATCCGGTTTTTCGGGTTTTCAACACCCTCAATCACTGTCTGCCATCGGAACCAGCGCGGCCTCCCTTGCCAGTCCACTTTCTCACCCCATCCAAGGTTCTCTACCTCCTTACGGTCGACTGGGCATGCCTCTAACCCCCTCTGCCCTGGCCAGCTCCATGCAGGGCAGCGGGCCGACCTTCCCCTCCTTTCACATGCCACGGTACCACCACTATTTCCAGCAAGGGCCCTACGCCGCCATCCAGGGACTGCGTCATTCCTCCACAGTCATGACCCCGTTCGTATGATTCCTACTATTTAAAATCGATAAATTGCTGGCATGTGAAGACACACGGCACCCGTATACACGCAAAAAAACACACGCTTACACGAACGCATCCTTGTTCTCGATATTTATGAGGAAAGTCATACATGTAAATAACATTGACTGACACTACCTTACAACCCGGAGTCGTACAGGACAAGAAAAGCCAGAATGGATGTGGATTTTTTTCTGAGCTGTAAACCTGAATGTCAAGCATGAGTTTTTAAAGCATTGATATGACTCGGAGATGGAAAAATCTGTCTATGTTTATGCTACCTTTAATGATTCATCTCATGACTTGTTCACTCCTTAACTTTCACAAGAAAGGAAAAGGGGGCGGAGCTAAATGAGGAAGAACCTTATACAAAGCAAGGATAAACACTGGACAACTGCTGTTTCCCTTAACATCAATCAACCTCCTTGATGTGATATCTGTGGAGCGATATCCAAATTGTTGACTCTAGGGGGCGCTCGGCTTTTAGAACTTTTCAGAGCATCATTGGACTGAACTTTCATCTGTGGACTCAAAAATGGTGGGCATGCCATTGTTGGTTTTATCTGTATAgtcaaaatatttcaaatgGTTTTCCAGACATTTTGACTATGGTTGTTTAGTTTGatagcacaaatttacttaataTTCTGTTGAACTAAACATAACAAGATAAACTACGAATGTCAatgattttgttaaaataacaaACATTTGACAGTGCGGTGAACTGCAACTGTGAACCATCAACAAGCCAAAATAATACGGTGTACGTATAATACATACACGCTTCATTCTGTAAATGTTTAGTTAGGGGTTGACACAGATTGCGGGTTGTCAAATTCGAATGTGATGTGTAACAGTgtaatgaaaaagaaaacatcTCTTAAGGATCTGAAAATGGATCTATGTCTGCCCTAGGCTGCACTGTCGACAGCCAGCTTAGACGACGTCCACACCTGTAAATAATTGGTTAACTTTTGAATAATAGGCTTTTCCCCGGGGGAACAAGGGAAATTAGGTGATTTGTGGCTAAGGTGATGCTGTTTATACAGTCACACTGCCAACAATTCATCAACATCCCATAACTAAATCGCAGAGGAACTGTTTTAGCGATAATGGACAGATGAAGGAAATAAAGTGTGGGTGTGTGCGTGTGAAAGTtatttgtataaaataataataatatttacacTGAAACCCATTTGAACCACAACAATACACACTCATGCTCATGTTGGcacaagtttttattttattttattgacagtATTTTCAAAACAAAGATGGTGCCACAAAGTAAAAATACTGACAGATTTCATGGTTACAGGGCTTGTTATTCAGATTTAATGTGCATATGAAGTGTGATGTTATAATGAGCCATTAAGATGAAActgcatcattttaaaagtCCCTGTCTTTTCATGACCCACCATTTCAAGCCTTTGATTTGTTATGAACAGACTATACACATGTAGTTGCAATATATTagcaaatgttttcttttctttttttctgtttgtgtgtgttttctaaTTCTAATGTAACCTTGACCGTAAGGAGACATCTAACAATATTTTGTTTCGATGACTTTTTTTAAGTGCAATATATTTATTTCAGCTCTATGAAAATGATATGGCTAATGTAATATTTGAAGCAATGATAGATGTTATTTGTAAACAAGGAGAAATATATATATCACCCCAAACTATTGTTGTAAgagtgtgattttttttaatgttgacTTTTTAAGTGGCTCACTATAATCAGTGTATTAAACAATACAATTGAGGAGGTGCACAATCTTTAAATTCTAATGTACATTAAAGGTATAATGTgtattttagcggcatctagcggtgagattgcgaattacAACCTCAATTTCGATATGCAATAAGAAGCTGTGGTATAGCCACAGGACTGGTTGTCCTTTTAGGGTTACTGTCGAAACATGaaggcgacttccatgtaaggagacccacggtgtatatagataaaaacggctcattctaaggtaataaaaacaacattaatttTGTAAGGACTTTATACacaactgataatatagttatgtagattatattgcatttctgttaagatatcattctaaaagttacacaatgcacctttaaatttggtttaaagtttaaatatacCAAGATTTTTTAGATTTTGTGCGCAAGACAAGATTGGGCTTCAATGAGAGATTTTGAACATTAAACACGGCATTTAAATGCGTAAAGGCATTAATCATCAAATTATTACAGTACATAAAGTTGTTAGGTATTCGTATATTTAGGACAATGTATAATTTATGTGCATTAGCCTACATATCAGCAAATTCATAATTGCATGCTCTATTTGTTCAAttatatatattacatacaaatgaaattaagaaaaatccatatatatatatatatatatatatatatatatatatatatatatatatatatatatatatatatatatatatatataattacagTGCAAATTTAGCTATTTTCGTATAATAGAGGGTTTTCATTTTTGTGGAATGCAGTTTACACTTCTACTACTGTAAAATTGAGGTGTGCAGGTTTAACAtgattaaaattatttcataaacaaatgGGCAATAAAACAGTATAtcaaaagtttgaaaaaaatcattcagAACCAGAAAAACCCTGCATTTTTCTGCATAGCGTTTCTAACTGTTATTAATCTTCCGTCTTTAATTACTGTACAGCTttaaaaccaaataaataacctcaaaggttttattttatattcaaaaCAATTGATAAAACGAACAGAATAGTTCATACACCGAAACAGATggcatttcaaaatatatagGGGGGACCTGCAAGCATATATAAATTAGTTTTTAGAAATTTGACTTTAAATACCTAACACTTATTTGACTATTTTAGATTAACCCAACCTGATTCTCATAATAACAAAAGTCGTGCAATGCTTATACGCCAAATTCAAATTTTGGCGCATGTTTTGTGTCGTTTTATGTATAGGcctattagatttttttttcggTTTTTAAACTGGTCGCCGAGTTTACTAGaatttgggtttgggttaggtgtcattttatgtatcaAAAGGTTGTTCTAATCTCAAACCAAATcgacaatatatatataaaaaacagaaaaagataatccaatatataaaattacaCGAAAAGATGCGCCGTACTAGGACTGACTGACGTATAAATGTAAGctaaattggaatttggcgttTGTATTAGACGACTTTTCAATctgcgtgctatttatacgcaaatTATGAGAATGGGATACCAATGTGACACCAATTATCGTGAAGTATTCTGTTTGTAAAGACACTTTAGGAAAGAAATGTCTGCGGAATCTGTAGcgtaattttaaatgtaaggatGTGCTGCTCTCTATCACACAGCCATCGCTTCCATAGAGAAGCCTGAAAATCGATAGCAGGTCGTTAGTCACCGTTTCACCAGGAAGAAAAGGCACTTCTACCGTATGATAAAAATCAGTAACAtcctttgaaaataaataaataagcaaataaataaCATCCAGTGAGAGGGTGATTGGATTAAAGAGATAGGGGAGAGGCAGCCTGAGGTATGGCAAAAGAAATTGAGAAGAACAGTTTACCCATTTTGAGGAATAAGAATGTAATTTACACAGTGAACACTGCCagctatttaatgcaatttcttgcaattttgcatgttttttgttttcttttttctgccTCTCTGTGatctttttaaatcatttcaATAATTGAAACAATTTAGTAAGCCTTTTACAAAATGcaccaattaccatttttgtaaattacattttcttttttctgcaCTGCTTGTGATATATTTTCATACACTCCAAATAATGCTGTATTGTTTCAGTCCATGGTGCGGTAAAATATTGACAAACTCAGACGTTTGATTAAATACACTGAGTTATATtacttttgtatatttttttgtttatatatcaGAATGTTATCATTCACATCTCCCTTCAAATTTACTATAAATTATACAGGTTTCACAGGAATTCACGAGTTCTAGTCTGATTCTTATGAATTCGTACGAagtaaatcgtacaaaaattACGATTATTagacgaaaaaaaaaaacgaacgTCACTGGTGCGAAAGCAAAgcgtacaaaaacatacgaaTGTTGTCATACGAAatacaaattaatatgaattattgCCACCTGGTAGAAATAGCcttgacgaattgacatgagATTGTGTTAAAATTGTAAGTGTTTTGTAACTGATACAggcttcatttatttattttctttttatttatttattcaatagCGGACAAACTACTTCAagcaaataaacattttctgaatGCCACTTATGAGTTTAAAGGTTGGTGCTGTGGGTTTGCTGAAGATGCTATTACGTGTTATATCGAAGCATTACGTGAACTGTTGCTCTGTTTATGCTCTCCACtaaaaagctgttttatacTTTCTGAAGAACTCTAAGCAGAATAAACTTGCACAAAAGCAACGACAAACGACGGAGCCACGATGAAATCATTGTCTGAAAGACAGAGCACTCATTGGAGATCTGTTCTCTTGATAAGAGTTGTCCTACCTTGAGAAAAGGCAGTGTAACCCGATTTGCACAGTTACTTAGTGGAGCATGGGTGAAATGAGCCCAATAAATGTCTCTGTCATGCATAATTAATTGtgttgttacaatgaacccaaCAAAATCCATCTTCATTTGATTAGAGATTTTCTGAAGGCACTGAAGTGCATGATGCTCTACTTTGTCTCCATCTCACCTCAATGTCTGTGTATAGGACTGGATGGATTATTGGATGTAAAAGCTGAGCACTGGAATGAAGAGAACTCTAAAATTCAGTCTCCTGTAAGTTTTTCTAGTAAGTAAAAGCGTTACGTCAAAACGACGTCAGCTATATGAATACCAATGAAATTAATTCAATTAGAGAAAGATCATACACACTGTTACAAGCATTGTGTTTTAAatgagttaaaataaaaacaaaaatatgaagAGGAGATTCTAGGGTTTTGACGTACATCCCAAATTAAAACAGCTTTTATTGATATtttactgataaaaaaatacatatatgcTTTAATATTATCtcaaacaaaataatttaaacaatttcaactttaatttataatttatagaaGATTCAACTcggtttttaaaataatttttttacattttaaaatcaagCTGAAATGACTCCAACAGACAATTTGATTAGccttattaaaaatgtatggaAGCAACTCTAGTTTTACAGTTGAAACTGACAGATTTTTTTAGGCTAGACATGATCTATAATAACTTaatatatgtttacattttttatgtaaatcttaCTGTCTTATTGTAAGACATAAGATACATATGCACGTGTGTTGAGCAAGTTTTTAAATCTGTGGCGCCCTCTGGTGGGTATAACAATAACTGCTCTACCAATTATTACACTATACCTGATGAGAAGCATATATTAGTTTCTGtaaatatttactattatttacaCACAACCCAGATAGCAGTCAGTTCTGGCCCGATTCTGGCTTTTTTCCGCCAGTGTCGGCTGAAAGCCGGACAGATTTTTAGTGTATGCGCCAGAACTGGCCCAGATGAGGAAATAGTATACCAGTAGTAAACACTATTTATAGCTGTTGGCCCGAGTGTAAGCATACTCAGCTGAAGTCCGGGTCTACTAAAGTAGTGTCTCAGTGTAATCGGGCCGAATCTGGCATTGTGTTGTCGGACCGACTACATTGCATTGTGCCTGGACCGATTATGGTTTGATATGATACTGCCAAGATGTGTATGATGTCAGAAATTCAGTATTTGGCCCAATGCCAGTGCAACTGACACATGCCAGTTGTAACGCTGTTTGGCggcaatttaaaaatgtttatgcttcAGACGGACAGTATACAGTACACGGCCCGATTCCGTGATGTGGCAATCAGCCCTCTAGCTGTTGAACGGCAACATCACGACTGCTGTTTTGATTTGAATCAAGCAGAGCACAAAGCTGAGCTCCCGTTCGACACAGACACCATCATCAATAACTGGTAAGTCACTGATTTAgtttttatatgttaaaaatgcatgataacaaTGAAAAGGAATTGTTTGCTACATATTCAAAACGTGAATTTTCCTGCACATTTAGCCAGCTATCACGTTAGCTTAAATGTTGTTGTTAGTAAGCTGAATCCATTTAGAAAGATGTAAATAACCAGTCGTCGTCCTCGTGCAGGTTAACAGGTTTTTAATAATCAAGCAGAGAATTCAGACACACGTTCATTTCTTCATAAAAAGGAGCAGTACACACAACCTTATTTGAGCTAAAGTAGTTAAGAAGTTAAAGagcaccctgctgaaaaatccagcatcaaaccagcatgggaattatgctggtctttgctggtggtcaccagcataacagcaccaaaacacaacatatgctgtggCTTGcatggtatgaccagcatgggatgctggtgctaatgctggtttggtgatGGTGTTGGTTTGAGGCtgttttagctggtgttcactagcaaaccagcaccaaaacacaacatatgctggtcttgctggtatgctgtttttttcatcagGGCACATATTTTCAGATTCACGAATTTACACACCCTTTGATGTGTAAGTGTTAGAGACATGTGAACGATGTGCAAATGTACAAaaccctacactgtaaaaaattatctgtaattaacttactgtagaagttaaagactgaaaatgtttcatgttcatttaacttgaacaaactgttgccagtaaatgacataaatgtaaaatctacagtaagttactggcagctagttgccagtaatacccagtaatactgtaatttctacagaatttttttacagtgtaagtaaacaatgacgccaGTATCTTCttcaacttaaatctcttttcttggacttcaacaaacacacaacagtTTACTTATATGGATTGCACACAACTTTTCTTAAATTAGCACACAAGAAATAGCATGCATCCCCTCTTTGATATAAGCAATCAACTACTGTATGACCTGTGTCCTGTATGAAActacaacatgatctcacaaagttccgtgggatagtcacggaattttgtgctcatttttccgtggcattctcacggatctccgcatttttccgtggccctgctagggactgtctttttccgtggcattctcacggattggttactcaactgctttttcctattttcaaaccattttcgcttcggtttagggttagatttggtgtttgcattagtatgtcactttaactattggtttatataattttttctgatttattcttttatattttctaaactttaaacaattgtcacctggcgttggggttagagttgggtttgggtagggatgtcatttcatgtaaatctaaccctaaaccgaagcgaaaatggtaagaaaataggacaaaacagttgagtaaccaatccgtgagaatgccacggaaaaagacagtccgtagcagggccacggaaaaatgcggagatccgtgagaatgccacggaaaaatgagcacaaaattccgtgactatgccacggaaattcgtgagatcaggttggaaaCTATGACCAACTATTAAGACTATAAATCTGTTTCAGGTTAACTGGTTGGGGCTTATTGGCGGGACAGATGTACGAGACTGCACATGGCATTGAAGAGGGCGACTGACAACTCCCTGGCTTAAAACCTCAACTGGATGGAAAAGATTTTATTTGCCACCCTCCAACTCAGAGAGGTAGTGATTGGTAAATATAtctgttaattatttgttaataaaaattagacatttcttttttatatgCTCATTAAATGTTAAAGATTTCACAATGACAATAtggattaattattttaaagatgcAGTTCGGAGAAGGTCCCTTACAGTTGTGGAGGGGACAATGAAGAGGTGGCTCGATCGAGAGGGTTGGTGCAAGAGACAACTCTAGCAAAAGAAAAGCAGTTAGTGTTAGCGCCTGTGTTTGTGTCTGCAAATGAGAATGTTTTGTTCTGTAAAAAGAGTGGTGGTGTTTTGGTTAAATGTGTTTAACTTGTTTTAATTACTTGGCTTGTGTGTGAGATGTGTGTGTGCGGGTGGGTTGATATATgggaatagtgtataatgacatgtttaataTGCTATAAACATGCTTTACAGGGACACAATACTAAGTGATactttttcatagattaaagacttcCAACAGATTTTTGTTATGGTTGGGCTTAGGGAATGGGGTTAGTTAAGgaaatagaatatacagtttgtacagtataaaatgcattgtgtCTATGAAATTGTCCCGGTAAACCACATATGCcaacgtgtgtgtgtggtgtgtgtgagagagagaattaatttctttaaatgttaatttatttgttttacatGTTGTCTCGCTGTAATTGCTTaaggggatagttcaccccaaaattgcaattttatcataaatcacttcCCCTCTGTCGTTCTAAACCAACAAGTGCTTAGATTGTCTTTAGAACacgtttttagatatttttgatgaaaactggGAGGCTTCTGTCCGTCTCATTGATTTCAGTTAGTTTTACAATCCGTTTCACAGAAAACAATGAAAGACATTGCCAAAAAGTTCAGTGTTCCATCAGTATTTcaatgaaatt
Above is a window of Paramisgurnus dabryanus chromosome 13, PD_genome_1.1, whole genome shotgun sequence DNA encoding:
- the tbx20 gene encoding T-box transcription factor TBX20 — translated: MEYTSSPKPQLSSRANAFSIAALMSSGKPKDKDSEENTIKPLEQFVEKSSCNQNLADLPVLETHGDFSGSAPPLCTEPLIPTTPGVPSEEMAKISCSLETKELWDKFHDLGTEMIITKSGRRMFPTIRVSFSGVDPDAKYIVLMDIVPVDNKRYRYAYHRSSWLVAGKADPPLPARLYVHPDSPFTGEQLLKQMVSFEKVKLTNNELDQHGHIILNSMHKYQPRVHIIKKKDHTASLLNLKSEEFRTFVFTETVFTAVTAYQNQLITKLKIDSNPFAKGFRDSSRLTDIERESVESLIHKHSYARSPIRTYAGDEEPLGEEGHSAHSRGSAFTASDNLSLSSWVTTTSGFSGFQHPQSLSAIGTSAASLASPLSHPIQGSLPPYGRLGMPLTPSALASSMQGSGPTFPSFHMPRYHHYFQQGPYAAIQGLRHSSTVMTPFV